The following coding sequences are from one Capsicum annuum cultivar UCD-10X-F1 chromosome 3, UCD10Xv1.1, whole genome shotgun sequence window:
- the LOC107862124 gene encoding auxin response factor 2A: MAASEVSIKGYNEPSDGSRQVSDTVRSSSGAGKAHAETALYTELWRSCAGPLVTVPKEGELVYYFPQGHIEQVEASTNQVADQQMPLYNLPSKILCRVVNVLLKAEPDTDEVYAQVTLMPEPNQDENSVEKEPMRPPPPRFHVHSFCKTLTASDTSTHGGFSVLRRHADECLPPLDMSRQPPTQELVAKDLHGNEWRFRHIFRGQPRRHLLQSGWSVFVSSKRLVAGDAFIFLRGENGDLRVGVRRAMRQQGNAPSSVISSHSMHLGVLATAWHAIQTKTMFTVYYKPRTSPAEFIVPYDHYMESVKNNYSIGMRFKMRFEGEEAPEQRFTGTIVGIEDADPQRWLESKWRCLKVRWDENSTIPRPDRVSPWKIEPALNPPALNAPPVTRPKRPRSSILPSSPDSSVLTREGPSRVTADLSQANGFSRVLQGQELSTFRGGFAESNESDLAEKPMMWQPSMDDEKNDIHSASKRYLSDKWLPLGRPESSLTDLLSGFGVPNTSSHGFLPSADQASFGGSFLKRQAQDQEKDFSLLGKPWSLLSSSLSLNLMNSSSKAPGQGGDNPYQMRGDSRYSGFGEFSVLPGHRGDNQQGSWIMPQPVSPYIQLSAHSREMMHKPTVVKQPEAVKPKEGNCKLFGIPLTSNVCTDPVMMRKSSLNDSASDMNIGIHPHQSHATDSDQRSEQSKGSKVDNDHDKQFHAFHIASRERDGKGHSSSTRSCTKVHKQGTALGRSVDLAKFNNYDELIAELDQLFDFNGELKCQSKSWLVVYTDDEGDMMLVGDDPWQEFCGMVRKIFIYTKEEVQRMNPGTLNSKGEDTSSVAEGSDAKEGKNLQLPSESGQEES; this comes from the exons ATGGCTGCTTCGGAGGTGTCGATTAAAGGTTACAACGAGCCAAGTGATGGCTCTCGGCAAGTTTCTGATACTGTTAGGAGTAGTTCCGGTGCTGGAAAAG CTCATGCTGAGACGGCGTTGTATACGGAGCTTTGGCGTTCATGTGCCGGTCCACTTGTGACGGTACCTAAAGAGGGTGAGCTGGTATACTATTTCCCTCAAGGTCATATCGAGCAG GTTGAAGCGTCAACTAATCAAGTGGCTGACCAGCAGATGCCTTTGTATAATCTCCCGTCTAAGATACTATGCCGCGTGGTGAATGTTCTGTTGAAG GCTGAACCAGATACTGACGAGGTGTATGCACAAGTGACGTTAATGCCGGAGCCAAAT CAAGATGAGAATTCAGTGGAGAAGGAACCTATGCGTCCCCCTCCACCACGATTTCATGTGCACTCTTTCTGTAAGACACTAACAGCCTCTGATACAAGCACTCATGGTGGATTTTCTGTCTTGAGACGGCATGCTGACGAATGCCTCCCCCCACTG GACATGTCTCGGCAACCTCCAACACAAGAGTTGGTGGCCAAAGATTTACATGGGAATGAGTGGCGCTTCAGGCATATATTCCGGG GCCAACCAAGGAGGCATCTTCTTCAGAGTGGTTGGAGTGTCTTTGTTAGTTCAAAGAGGCTTGTTGCTGGGGATGCATTCATATTTCTTAG AGGTGAGAATGGGGATCTTCGTGTTGGAGTTAGGCGTGCTATGAGGCAGCAGGGGAATGCTCCATCATCGGTGATATCCAGTCATAGCATGCATCTTGGTGTACTTGCAACAGCTTGGCATGCCATTCAGACAAAAACGATGTTCACAGTGTATTACAAACCAAG GACAAGCCCTGCTGAGTTTATAGTTCCATATGACCACTATATGGAATCTGTGAAAAATAATTACTCTATTGGAATGAGGTTCAAGATGAGGTTCGAAGGTGAAGAAGCTCCAGAGCAGAG GTTTACTGGAACTATAGTGGGCATTGAAGATGCTGATCCCCAAAGGTGGCTTGAATCTAAGTGGAGATGTCTGAAG GTTCGGTGGGATGAAAATTCTACCATTCCAAGGCCAGATCGAGTTTCACCCTGGAAAATAGAACCGGCTCTTAACCCTCCTGCACTTAATGCACCTCCAGTCACAAGGCCAAAAAGGCCAAGGTCTAGTATTTTGCCTTCATCTCCTGATTCATCTGTCCTTACTAGGGAAG GACCATCCAGAGTTACTGCCGACCTTTCCCAAGCCAATGGGTTTTCGAGGGTTTTGCAAGGTCAAGAGTTATCGACCTTTAGAGGTGGCTTTGCAGAAAGTAATGAGTCAGACTTGGCCGAGAAACCGATGATGTGGCAACCATCAATGGATGATGAAAAGAATGATATTCATTCCGCATCAAAGAGATATCTTTCAGATAAATGGCTTCCTTTAGGGAGGCCTGAGTCATCTCTCACAGATTTATTATCAGGTTTTGGAGTGCCAAATACTTCCTCCCATGGGTTCTTGCCCTCTGCGGACCAAGCATCATTTGGTGGTAGCTTTTTGAAGCGACAAGCACAAGACCAGGAAAAAGATTTTAGCTTACTGGGAAAGCCATGGTCTCTATTGTCTTCCAGTCTCTCTCTTAATCTGATGAATTCAAGTTCAAAAGCTCCTGGCCAAGGGGGTGATAATCCCTATCAAATGCGAGGAGATTCTAGGTATAGTGGTTTTGGCGAGTTTTCAGTCCTTCCTGGTCATAGAGGTGATAATCAGCAGGGAAGCTGGATTATGCCTCAACCAGTATCGCCTTACATTCAGCTCTCCGCTCATTCAAGAGAAATGATGCATAAACCCACTGTTGTAAAGCAGCCTGAGGCTGTGAAACCCAAAGAGGGTAACTGCAAGCTGTTTGGCATTCCCCTTACTAGTAATGTTTGCACAGATCCTGTCATGATGCGGAAAAGTTCGTTGAATGATTCAGCAAGTGACATGAATATTGGTATACACCCTCATCAATCCCATGCCACTGATTCTGATCAAAGGTCCGAGCAATCAAAGGGATCAAAGgttgataatgatcatgacaaaCAATTTCATGCCTTTCACATTGCTTCTAGAGAGAGGGATGGCAAAGGTCATAGTAGTT CAACAAGGAGCTGTACAAAG GTTCATAAACAGGGCACAGCACTTGGTAGGTCCGTGGATCTCGCAAAGTTCAACAATTATGATGAATTGATTGCTGAACTGGATCAGCTTTTTGATTTTAATGGTGAACTCAAGTGTCAGAGTAAGAGTTGGCTGGTTGTATACACTGATGATGAAGGTGACATGATGCTTGTTGGAGATGATCCATGGCA GGAATTTTGTGGTATGGTTCGCAAGATTTTCATCTATACGAAAGAGGAGGTGCAGCGAATGAATCCCGGGACCCTTAATTCAAAAGGCGAGGACACTTCTTCCGTCGCAGAGGGCTCAGATGCTAAAGAAGGGAAGAATCTGCAACTTCCTTCTGAATCTGGTCAAGAAGAATCTTAG
- the LOC107862125 gene encoding transcription factor ICE1, translated as MLSEMNGIGWMDGKDDEGNDTWPVQQNNNGNNENHQNGVMGNKDDMEIGALSTFKSMMEAEDVHWYNMNSNQNNNGGGGNIMQSHHHDINMSFAPNFNEVDNNNLLPVDSSSSCSPSPGFNSLDPSQVNFFMPPKSTIPPLLSGLDNSFDLGGFHDLSSHNQMGHNSLTSFPQFACSNMLPMPQATGGFGSIGFGVNPGNESVGNSLILNRSKLLKPLDNFASIGAQPTLFQKRAALRKNLGNIGGKLGVLGAEIGQSSSNKEVNEANERKRKFSNGDDLDDLSVDGSTLNYDSDDFVENSATMVEESTKTGGNSSNTTSTVTTGVDQKGKKKGLPAKNLMAERRRRKKLNDRLYMLRSVVPKISKMDRASILGDAIEYLRELLQTINDLHNELEATPPASSSLTQASSFYPLTPTTQALPGRIKEELCASSFASPLSSPTGQPARVEVRAREGRAVNIHMFCSRKPGLLLSTMRALDSLGLDVQQAVISCFNGFALDIFRAEQSNEGQDIPPEQIKAVLLDSAGFHGGMI; from the exons ATGTTATCTGAAATGAATGGTATAGGTTGGATGGATGGTAAGGACGATGAAGGAAATGATACTTGGCCAGTTCAGCAGAATAATAACGGGAACAACGAAAATCATCAGAATGGTGTGATGGGAAACAAAGATGATATGGAAATAGGTGCGCTTTCTACGTTCAAATCCATGATGGAGGCTGAAGATGTACACTGGTACAACATGAACAGTAACCAAAACAATAACGGGGGTGGTGGTAACATCATGCAGTCTCACCACCATGACATCAACATGTCATTCGCTCCGAATTTCAATGAAGTTGATAACAACAATTTGCTTCCTGTTGATTCATCATCGTCTTGTTCTCCGTCTCCTGGTTTCAACAGTCTTGACCCTTCTCAGGTAAACTTTTTCATGCCACCCAAGTCTACTATTCCTCCTTTGCTCAGTGGATTGGACAACAGCTTTGATTTGGGTGGGTTTCATGATTTAAGCTCACACAACCAAATGGGCCACAACAGTTTAACTTCTTTCCCTCAGTTTGCTTGTTCTAATATGCTTCCAATGCCTCAAGCAACAGGTGGGTTTGGTTCAATTGGGTTTGGGGTTAATCCTGGCAACGAGAGCGTTGGCAATTCGCTGATTCTTAATAGGTCTAAGCTGTTAAAGCCTCTTGATAACTTTGCTTCGATTGGTGCACAACCAACACTCTTCCAAAAAAGGGCTGCGCTTAGGAAAAATTTAGGGAATATTGGTGGAAAGTTGGGGGTTTTGGGTGCTGAAATAGGCCAATCTTCAAGCAACAAGGAAGTGAATGAAGCGAATGAAAGGAAGAGGAAATTCAGTAATGGTGATGATCTTGATGATTTGAGTGTTGATGGTTCAACTCTGAATTACGATTCGGATGATTTTGTTGAGAACTCAGCTACCATGGTGGAAGAAAGTACCAAGACTGGTGGAAATAGTTCAAACACAACTAGCACGGTTACTACCGGAGTTGATCAGAAAGGGAAGAAGAAAGGACTTCCTGCTAAGAATCTGATGGCTGAGCGACGCCGGAGGAAGAAGCTCAATGACAGGCTTTACATGCTGAGATCTGTTGTTCCAAAGATTAGTAAG ATGGACAGGGCTTCAATCTTGGGAGATGCAATTGAGTACTTAAGGGAGCTTCTACAGACAATCAATGACCTGCATAATGAGTTGGAGGCCACACCACCTGCCTCTTCTTCATTAACACAGGCGTCAAGTTTCTACCCCTTGACGCCGACTACACAGGCTCTCCCTGGTAGGATAAAGGAAGAGCTTTGTGCAAGCTCGTTTGCTAGCCCGCTGTCCAGTCCAACTGGACAACCAGCGAGG GTTGAAGTAAGGGCAAGAGAAGGTAGAGCAGTGAACATACACATGTTCTGCTCCCGCAAACCTGGGCTTTTGCTTTCAACAATGAGGGCTCTGGACAGTCTTGGATTGGATGTTCAACAGGCTGTTATCAGCTGCTTCAATGGGTTTGCGTTGGATATCTTCCGAGCTGAG CAATCGAACGAAGGTCAAGACATCCCTCCAGAACAAATCAAGGCTGTGTTGTTGGACTCTGCTGGCTTCCATGGTGGAATGATTTAA
- the LOC107862126 gene encoding ATPase WRNIP1 — protein MAEQQLVSMGFSDDIAAEALTATGGDIIKATEWILSHKGSQENSSNFNPISSSSGSPTAATHDHHPSPPPFQPKIDRFFQFQSKPLTPTSVKPMGVAIHEEEEEDKEDEVPPLLRLTKRPKVLFESEQVKKLQKKRPPHEPLSERMRPRTLDDVVGQDHILAPKSLLPSAIDCGRLPSILLWGPPGTGKTSIARAIVNTCSGTEGGGSTYRFVSLSAVTSGVKDVRDAVDEARRMKKKGNKRTILFIDEVHRFNKAQQDSFLPVIEDGSVIFIGATTENPSFHLITPLLSRCRVLTLNPLKPHHIATLLRRAAADSDKGLSCFMGEMMKIEVNDECVEFLSTNCDGDGRVALNALEISATTAAARMGMARGSKGELGDDKGNADESSLSAVISLNDVKEAMQCKHLAYDRAGDEHYNLISALHKSMRGSDANASIYWLARMLEGGEEPLYIARRLVRFASEDVGLADPSALGQAVACYQACHFIGMPECNVILAQCVAYLALAPKSIAVYRAIGAAQKVVRESVGQNEGVPLHLRNAPTKLMKDLGYGRDYIYTPDNPNSSQTYLPPSLQGYKFLDWPNVATNDR, from the coding sequence ATGGCTGAGCAGCAGCTGGTAAGCATGGGCTTTTCCGACGACATCGCCGCCGAAGCGCTGACGGCAACCGGCGGAGATATCATCAAAGCCACCGAATGGATTCTCAGTCACAAGGGATCTCAAGAAAATTCTTCCAATTTCAACCCCATTTCTTCCTCCTCTGGCTCTCCTACTGCCGCCACCCATGATCATCATCCGTCTCCTCCACCATTTCAGCCCAAAATCGATCggttttttcaatttcaatccaAACCCCTTACACCCACTTCGGTTAAACCCATGGGGGTGGCGatccatgaagaagaagaagaagataaagaagacgAGGTACCTCCATTACTCCGTTTAACTAAGCGTCCTAAAGTACTATTCGAATCTGAACAAGTAAAGAAGCTGCAAAAAAAACGACCCCCTCATGAGCCTTTGTCTGAACGAATGCGACCTCGTACACTTGACGATGTTGTCGGGCAAGATCACATTTTGGCGCCAAAATCACTTCTTCCATCAGCTATTGATTGTGGTCGTCTTCCTTCAATACTTCTGTGGGGGCCACCGGGTACGGGTAAAACGTCAATTGCTAGAGCGATAGTTAATACTTGTTCTGGTACTGAAGGTGGTGGAAGTACCTATAGGTTTGTTTCGTTGTCTGCTGTTACTTCGGGTGTTAAGGATGTTAGAGATGCTGTTGATGAAGCGAGACGGATGAAGAAGAAGGGTAATAAGAGGACTATTTTGTTCATTGATGAGGTTCATAGGTTCAATAAGGCTCAGCAAGATTCGTTTTTGCCGGTAATTGAAGATGGCAGTGTTATTTTCATTGGTGCAACTACTGAAAACCCATCGTTTCATTTGATTACGCCGTTGTTGTCCAGGTGTAGAGTTTTGACTCTTAATCCTTTAAAGCCCCACCATATTGCTACGCTGCTTAGACGGGCTGCGGCTGATTCTGACAAGGGGTTGTCTTGTTTTATGGGGGAGATGATGAAAATTGAAGTAAATGATGAATGTGTAGAGTTTCTTTCGACGAACTGTGATGGAGATGGAAGGGTGGCATTAAATGCTTTGGAGATTTCAGCTACCACTGCTGCTGCGCGTATGGGAATGGCAAGAGGATCAAAAGGGGAGTTAGGGGATGACAAAGGAAACGCTGATGAGTCGTCTTTGTCTGCAGTTATCAGTCTGAATGATGTCAAGGAAGCAATGCAATGTAAGCATTTGGCTTATGACAGAGCAGGGGACGAACACTATAATCTTATTAGCGCGCTTCACAAATCAATGAGAGGAAGTGATGCTAACGCTTCAATTTATTGGCTGGCGAGAATGTTGGAAGGGGGTGAAGAGCCTCTTTACATAGCACGCAGGCTGGTCAGGTTTGCTAGTGAAGACGTGGGGTTAGCTGATCCATCTGCTCTTGGTCAAGCTGTTGCTTGCTATCAAGCTTGTCATTTTATTGGCATGCCTGAGTGCAATGTCATCCTTGCTCAGTGTGTTGCTTATTTGGCCTTGGCTCCGAAGTCTATCGCCGTCTATAGAGCAATAGGGGCAGCTCAAAAAGTGGTAAGGGAATCAGTTGGACAAAATGAAGGAGTGCCACTTCATCTTAGGAATGCACCAACTAAGCTAATGAAGGATCTTGGTTATGGGAGGGACTATATTTATACTCCTGACAATCCAAACTCATCCCAGACTTACTTGCCGCCATCTCTTCAAGGTTATAAGTTTCTTGATTGGCCaaatgttgcaacaaatgatcgATGA
- the LOC107864766 gene encoding probable LRR receptor-like serine/threonine-protein kinase At3g47570 — protein sequence MKVHNTSVNLIFMLALSAIIFLCWFNLRCNAAAALRNEMDMRALLELKSYITEDYFATLDSWNGSSHFCHWPGVKCGLKHQRVTHLDLKGKRLAGSISPHIGNLSFLKSLDLSDNSFRGEIPQGVSNLFRLQNLNMSYNFLGGEMPRNLSQCSKLVTLALDHNSLVGQIPSELGSLSELTKLHLGSNDLSGSFPASFGNLTYLQELGLSYNQLKGELPDSVSRMRSLTLIDLSVNRLSGAFPPPLYNLSSLKRIGLSYNYFSGNLRSNIGVAFPKAEKINWGMNLFTGTFPDSFANASNLQILDLPGNNFTGNVPASLGNVQNLRWLNVNGNQLGSDEPDNMNFISSLTNCSNLQYLLLAHNHFGGMFPNSVTNLSTQLMGLHMGQNRIQGNIPKEISNLVNLNVLYLQENRLTGSIPASIGILSNLGTLDLDSNRLTGEIPSSIGNITRLLYLYLSGNALNGTVPPSLGNCKQLLRLYIGENNLSGTMPGKLLSLSSLAHVNLSYNSFMGSLPMEIGDLKNIAGFDLSYNNFSGMIPSTIGKCLVLESLYMQDNSFEGAIPYLADLQNLRELDLSKNNLSGEIPPWTLNLSSLLYLNLSHNNLEGEVPIQGIFSNATALEVEGNPKLCGGIQEFDLPPCLNQENHRTKRKHLTPLLTVIISVISVAAVACFLISVFFIKRSRKRRDATSTFGHLTFPMITYKELHDATNGFSSDKLLGSGSFGTVYKGILRSSNENPVAVKVLNLQRHGASKSFTAECQALRNIRHRNLVKVITACSSIDYKGNNFKAIVYQFMENGSLEEWLHQESEGQIQCNSLNILQRLNIAIDVASALHYLHHQCEIPVAHCDLKPSNILLDDNMIAHVSDFGLARLMPSFSGESNLNQFSSLGIQGTIGYAPPEYGMGAEVAITGDLYSYGILLLEIFTGKMPTDKLFEDNMNLRLFVKLALPDRIMDIVDGSDLYGEMTGGNAYEIISSEQIKCVVNILQLGLACSAETPEERINMEHVHRELITIRDRFLK from the exons ATGAAGGTTCATAATACAAGCGTAAATCTAATCTTCATGCTTGCTCTTTCTGCTATCATTTTCCTATGTTGGTTCAACTTAAGATGCAATGCAGCAGCCGCTctaagaaatgagatggacatgAGAGCATTGCTCGAGCTCAAATCCTATATAACTGAAGACTATTTTGCAACCTTGGATTCTTGGAATGGTTCTTCACATTTCTGCCACTGGCCTGGAGTTAAATGTGGCCTCAAACACCAAAGAGTAACTCACTTGGATCTGAAAGGCAAGAGGTTAGCAGGAAGCATCTCACCTCATATTGGAAATCTTTCCTTCCTAAAGTCTCTTGATCTTTCGGACAACTCCTTTCGAGGAGAAATTCCTCAGGGAGTGAGTAATCTCTTCAGACTTCAGAACTTAAACATGAGCTACAATTTTCTTGGAGGTGAAATGCCACGTAACTTGTCTCAGTGCTCCAAACTTGTGACTCTTGCTCTAGACCATAACTCTCTGGTGGGGCAGATTCCTTCTGAACTGGGATCACTTTCAGAGCTCACCAAACTGCACTTAGGAAGCAACGACCTGAGTGGAAGTTTCCCGGCTTCATTTGGGAATCTTACATATTTGCAAGAGCTAGGACTGTCTTATAACCAGTTGAAAGGAGAACTTCCGGACTCGGTGTCGCGAATGAGAAGTTTGACATTGATTGATTTATCAGTCAATCGACTTTCTGGTGCGTTCCCTCCTCCGCTCTACAACTTGTCATCACTTAAACGAATAGGCCTGTCCTATAACTACTTCTCTGGTAATCTGAGAAGCAATATTGGTGTTGCTTTTCCCAAAGCAGAGAAGATCAACTGGGGAATGAATTTGTTCACTGGAACATTCCCAGATTCATTTGCCAATGCTTCAAATCTTCAAATACTTGATCTTCCAGGCAACAATTTTACTGGAAATGTACCTGCAAGTCTAGGAAATGTGCAGAACTTAAGGTGGCTAAACGTTAATGGTAATCAGTTGGGGAGTGATGAACctgataacatgaatttcatCAGTTCCCTGACCAACTGCAGCAACCTACAGTACTTGCTTTTAGCCCACAACCACTTTGGAGGCATGTTTCCAAACTCAGTAACCAACCTGTCCACCCAATTGATGGGATTACACATGGGACAGAATAGGATTCAAGGGAACATACCCAAGGAAATTTCAAACCTGGTGAACCTCAATGTACTCTACTTGCAAGAAAATCGTCTAACTGGTAGCATTCCAGCGTCTATAGGAATCCTTTCAAACTTGGGAACTCTTGACTTGGATTCAAACAGATTGACAGGCGAGATCCCATCCTCAATAGGCAACATCACGAGACTACTCTATCTTTATTTGTCTGGAAATGCTTTGAATGGAACTGTTCCTCCATCCCTTGGAAATTGCAAACAGCTGTTGAGGCTTTATATTGGTGAAAACAATCTAAGTGGCACAATGCCGGGGAAACTGCTGAGTTTGTCATCCCTAGCACATGTTAATCTCTCTTACAACTCTTTTATGGGCTCCCTGCCAATGGAGATTGGAGATTTAAAAAACATTGCTGGTTTTGACCTTTCCTACAACAATTTCTCAGGCATGATTCCAAGCACCATAGGGAAATGTTTGGTCTTGGAATCACTTTACATGCAAGACAATTCATTTGAAGGGGCCATCCCATACTTAGCTGACTTACAAAACCTACGAGAGTTGGACCTTTCAAAAAACAACTTATCAGGAGAAATTCCACCTTGGACTCTGAATCTTTCCTCCCTTCTGTACCTGAATCTTTCACACAACAATTTAGAGGGTGAAGTTCCCATCCAAGGAATATTCTCAAATGCAACAGCATTAGAAGTTGAGGGGAATCCCAAGCTTTGTGGTGGAATCCAAGAGTTTGATTTGCCACCTTGCCTGAACCAAGAAAACCATAGAACAAAGAGGAAACATCTTACGCCCCTCTTGACTGTGATTATCAGTGTTATTTCAGTTGCTGCAGTAGCATGTTTTCTGATTTCTGTGTTTTTTATCAAAAGATCCAGAAAACGAAGAGATGCAACGTCCACATTTGGGCATCTCACTTTCCCCATGATTACATATAAGGAGCTTCATGATGCAACTAATGGTTTTTCTTCAGATAAGTTGTTAGGCTCAGGCAGTTTCGGTACTGTGTACAAAGGAATTCTTCGCTCATCAAATGAAAATCCAGTAGCTGTCAAGGTACTCAACCTCCAAAGACACGGTGCATCTAAAAGCTTCACGGCTGAATGCCAAGCCTTGAGAAATATTCGGCATAGGAACCTGGTGAAAGTCATAACTGCATGCTCCAGCATTGACTACAAAGGAAATAACTTTAAAGCCATAGTGTATCAGTTTATGGAAAATGGGAGCTTAGAGGAGTGGTTACATCAAGAATCAGAAGGACAAATACAATGCAACAGCTTAAACATTCTTCAGAGAttaaatattgcaatagatgtggctTCTGCATTACATTATCTGCATCATCAATGTGAAATCCCGGTGGCTCACTGTGATCTCAAGCCAAGTAACATTCTTCTCGACGACAACATGATAGCACATGTAAGTGATTTTGGATTGGCCAGGCTCATGCCTAGTTTTTCTGGGGAAAGCAATCTTAACCAATTCAGCTCCCTAGGAATACAGGGAACTATTGGATATGCTCCACCAG AGTATGGCATGGGTGCTGAGGTCGCCATAACAGGAGATTTGTATAGTTATGGGATCCTATTGCTGGAGATTTTCACTGGAAAAATGCCCACAGACAAACTATTCGAAGACAATATGAATCTGCGCCTTTTCGTCAAACTGGCACTACCAGATCGAATAATGGATATTGTTGATGGATCCGACCTTTATGGAGAAATGACAGGAGGGAATGCATACGAGATTATAAGTAGCGAACAGATCAAGTGTGTGGTTAATATTTTACAACTTGGGCTAGCATGTTCAGCAGAAACACCAGAAGAGAGGATTAACATGGAGCACGTGCACAGGGAATTGATAACAATCAGAGACAGGTTTCTAAAGTAA